The window CATCGAGTGTAGTGAAACGCAATGCAAATGATCATGCGGCACTGCTCATCAAAAAGCTCATCATCTACACGGGTTCTGTCGTTCTGGTTGCCACAATCCTCGTCGAGCTTGGCTTCAACCTTTCGGCGATCCTTGGAGCAGCCGGTATTGTGTCCGTCGCGGTCGGATTTGCCGCTCAAACCAGCCTGTCTAACATCATTAGTGGTGTCTTTCTTTACTGGGAAAAACCTTTTCAGGTCGGGGATGTGATCCGGATCGGGACGACCACAGGTACCGTGATTTCCATCGATCTGCTATCCGTAAAGCTTCGGTCCTTTGAGAACCAGATGATTCGCATTCCCAATGAAACGATCATCAAATCCGAATCCACCACCGTCACACGCTTCCCCATCCGACGCCTCACCCTCCCGATTTCAGTTTCCTATGGAAGCGACGTGCAACAGGTGATGGACGCATTGAAGGAAATCGCCGACCAAAACCCACATTGCCTCGACGAACCGGAACCCCTCATCGTCTTTGACAAATTTGGGGAATCCTCCCTTGATTTCATTTTTGGTCCCTGGGTCGAAAAATCAGAATTTCTCGCACTCAAAAACAGCATCATGAGGGACATCAAGACTCATTTTGATGCCAAAGGAATTGAGATTCCATTTCCTCAGCGTGTGCTGCACATACAATCTCAGGGCAATGATGCCCCTCCCACTACCCGGATTTGATCACGGATTTGCACATGACAACGGAGCTGCTTCCATGGTCTGAAACTGGAGCATTCCCGCTCTACCTCGCACCGATGGCTGGTTACACGGATATCGTCTATCGGCAGCTCTGCAAGGAGGAAGGTGCCGACATCCTGGTCAGCGAGTTTGTCATGAGTGATGCCGTCATTCTGGATCACCCCAAAGTATGGGAAACTCTTGATTTCACCGAAGCACAGCGACCGATGGGAATCCAGATATTCGGATATGATTTCAGCGCAATGGCTCAGGCGGCACAGATCATCGAGGCTCGTTCTGCACCGGATTTCATCGACCTGAACTTTGGCTGCCCATCCGAAAAAGTAACCTGCCAGCAGGCAGGCGCATCACTGTTGAAAGAACCCTCGCGCCTGATTCAGATGGCACAGGCTGTGGTCAAGGCGGTTCCCAACACTCCGGTTACCGCAAAAATCCGCCTCGGATGGGATGCGGCAAACCTGGTGGCTCACGACATCGCAAAGGGCCTTGAACAGGTGGGCGTGCGCGCACTCACCATTCACGGTCGAACGAAGGTGCAGGGATATTCCGGTGAAGCGGACTGGGATCACATTCGCAGTGTTGCGGAATCTGTCGACCTTCCTGTCATCGGCAATGGAAGCATTCAAAATTCCGCACAGGTGTATGCCCTTCAACACCACAGCCGAGTTCGGGGTGTCATGATCGGCCGGGCAGCTCTCGGCTACCCCTGGATCTTCCGGGAAATCAAGGAACACCTTCGCACGGGTGAGCGCCCGCCCCCACCCTCGCTCGAGCTGCGATGGCAAACACTACTGCGATATGCAAACCTGTTGGCAGCTCGCAAGATGCGCCAACATGAAGAAGGATCGATCACCTGGATGCGGTCAAAGCTGCTCAAACTCACCAAAGACATGCCCGGCTGTAAAAAACTCCGCGCAGAGATGAATCACATCCAGAAACTCGAAGACATCGCACCCATTGCAGAGCGACACCTTGAGCGCTACCGTGGACTGGTGCTGGAGCACAAGGACTTCAACCAACACAACGGACCTGCTTCCTAACAATGCGGCTGCATTGCCTGTGTCATCCATTCGAGAGCCTCCTCCAGAGTCTGGAAGACATGCAGGTTGTGGCTGTCGTAGAATGCTTTTTCAATGTATGCAACGCTCTGCCCCATGGGTGTATAGGTCACAAAGGCAATTTCCTTAAGATTCTCGGCCCCTTTTAATACCTTGCGCACCTCTGCCACATCCACCGAATGCGGATTCAC of the Puniceicoccaceae bacterium genome contains:
- a CDS encoding mechanosensitive ion channel family protein; translated protein: SSVVKRNANDHAALLIKKLIIYTGSVVLVATILVELGFNLSAILGAAGIVSVAVGFAAQTSLSNIISGVFLYWEKPFQVGDVIRIGTTTGTVISIDLLSVKLRSFENQMIRIPNETIIKSESTTVTRFPIRRLTLPISVSYGSDVQQVMDALKEIADQNPHCLDEPEPLIVFDKFGESSLDFIFGPWVEKSEFLALKNSIMRDIKTHFDAKGIEIPFPQRVLHIQSQGNDAPPTTRI
- the dusB gene encoding tRNA dihydrouridine synthase DusB; this translates as MTTELLPWSETGAFPLYLAPMAGYTDIVYRQLCKEEGADILVSEFVMSDAVILDHPKVWETLDFTEAQRPMGIQIFGYDFSAMAQAAQIIEARSAPDFIDLNFGCPSEKVTCQQAGASLLKEPSRLIQMAQAVVKAVPNTPVTAKIRLGWDAANLVAHDIAKGLEQVGVRALTIHGRTKVQGYSGEADWDHIRSVAESVDLPVIGNGSIQNSAQVYALQHHSRVRGVMIGRAALGYPWIFREIKEHLRTGERPPPPSLELRWQTLLRYANLLAARKMRQHEEGSITWMRSKLLKLTKDMPGCKKLRAEMNHIQKLEDIAPIAERHLERYRGLVLEHKDFNQHNGPAS